A genomic region of [Eubacterium] eligens ATCC 27750 contains the following coding sequences:
- a CDS encoding bifunctional folylpolyglutamate synthase/dihydrofolate synthase — protein MYDEIIDRLNSIGQFASSSGVQRAEILLRDMNNPEEKLNIIHVAGTNGKGSVCAYIAQILQENGYKTGLFTSPHLVDVRERIRINNEMISKEDFVEAYEYVEEHHSGELAYFDYLFGMAVYYYNRQNVDYVVMETGLGGRLDATNAVKQPLISVISTISLEHTAILGDTIEKIATEKAGIIKPGIPVVCSGVDKHAANVIKEIASDNSSACIVLDENSYELKQNTYGNIDFLIHNEYYKNDCFRLATNALYQIENASIALTVCAVLKDSGVKLDDRLTKEAVSKTHWAGRMEPVKENLYVDGAHNPQGIRSFVDSVNSLYESEELSDATLLFSVVSDKNYEQMIKILCECKHFKHIYVTMTGGARRLSSEIIKQTFEVYLSGISIEISDSVDRVIHEWDNGLMFATGSLYLVGDVVRALERKENNHD, from the coding sequence ATGTATGATGAAATTATAGACAGACTTAACAGTATAGGACAGTTCGCTTCATCTTCAGGTGTACAGCGCGCAGAAATACTGTTGAGGGATATGAATAATCCGGAAGAAAAGCTTAATATCATACATGTTGCAGGAACTAACGGAAAGGGATCTGTTTGTGCATATATAGCGCAGATTCTTCAGGAAAACGGTTATAAGACAGGCCTTTTTACATCTCCTCATCTTGTAGATGTCCGGGAGAGAATACGAATTAACAATGAAATGATTTCTAAAGAAGATTTTGTAGAAGCATATGAATATGTTGAAGAACATCATAGTGGTGAACTGGCATATTTTGATTATCTTTTTGGAATGGCAGTATATTATTATAACAGGCAGAATGTTGATTATGTTGTTATGGAAACAGGACTTGGAGGAAGACTGGATGCCACTAATGCAGTAAAACAGCCACTTATATCTGTTATATCAACAATATCACTTGAACATACTGCAATATTAGGAGATACAATAGAAAAGATTGCAACAGAGAAAGCAGGAATAATAAAGCCTGGAATACCGGTAGTGTGCAGCGGTGTGGACAAGCATGCTGCAAATGTAATAAAAGAAATTGCATCTGATAATTCAAGTGCATGCATTGTTTTGGATGAGAATTCTTATGAACTTAAGCAAAATACATATGGTAATATTGATTTTTTAATTCATAATGAGTATTATAAGAATGATTGCTTCAGACTGGCTACTAATGCCTTATACCAGATTGAGAATGCAAGTATTGCACTTACTGTATGTGCAGTTCTTAAAGATTCAGGTGTGAAACTGGATGACAGACTAACAAAAGAAGCTGTCAGCAAAACTCACTGGGCAGGAAGAATGGAACCGGTTAAGGAGAATTTGTATGTTGATGGGGCACATAATCCGCAGGGGATAAGGAGCTTTGTGGATTCTGTGAACAGCCTTTATGAAAGCGAAGAATTATCTGATGCCACATTGCTTTTTTCAGTGGTAAGTGATAAGAATTATGAACAGATGATAAAGATATTGTGTGAATGTAAACACTTCAAACATATATATGTTACGATGACAGGAGGTGCGAGAAGGCTTTCTTCGGAGATTATAAAACAGACATTTGAAGTGTATTTATCGGGGATTTCTATAGAAATATCTGACAGTGTGGACAGAGTCATACATGAATGGGATAATGGACTTATGTTTGCAACAGGTTCATTGTATCTTGTGGGTGATGTTGTCCGTGCATTAGAAAGAAAGGAAAATAATCATGATTAA
- a CDS encoding stage V sporulation protein AB, giving the protein MIAVIILIGAMSGVFTAAGLFALITSVGVINRYADVSGTSRHVSLYEECIIIGATAANAVYVLGITVRIGMTGCIIFGLISGIFIGTFLISLAETVKALPIFVHRAKAGTGLGFIVAATAAGKALGQLVYYLYMY; this is encoded by the coding sequence ATGATAGCGGTTATTATTCTTATAGGGGCTATGTCGGGAGTGTTTACTGCAGCAGGACTTTTTGCACTTATAACCAGTGTTGGTGTTATTAACAGATATGCTGATGTCAGCGGGACGAGCAGACATGTGTCTCTGTATGAGGAATGTATAATAATCGGTGCGACGGCAGCCAATGCTGTATATGTTCTTGGAATCACGGTTAGAATAGGAATGACGGGCTGTATTATATTCGGGTTGATATCCGGGATATTTATAGGCACATTTTTAATAAGCCTTGCAGAGACAGTTAAAGCATTGCCAATATTTGTTCACAGGGCAAAGGCGGGCACAGGTCTTGGCTTTATTGTGGCGGCGACAGCGGCAGGAAAAGCACTAGGACAGCTTGTATATTACTTATATATGTATTGA
- the gdhA gene encoding NADP-specific glutamate dehydrogenase, whose translation MGYVDEVLDIVSKKNADQPEFLQAVTEVLESLRPVVEANEEVYRKNAILERITEPDRQIMFRVPWVDDKGQVQVNRGFRVQFNNAIGPYKGGLRLHPSVNLGIIKFLGFEQVFKNSLTTLPIGGGKGGSDFDPKGKSDREIMAFCQSFMTELCKYIGADVDVPAGDIGTGAREIGFMFGQYKRIRGMFEGVLTGKGLTYGGSLARTEATGYGLLYLTNALWKDNGMSLEGKTAAVSGSGNVAIYAIQKAQQLGVKVVTCSDSTGWIYDPEGIDVALLKEVKEVKRARLTEYAAAKPSAQYFAKQNGEHGVWQYKVDLALPCATQNELDIEDAKMLVANGVVSVTEGANMPTTLEATKYLQENGVLFVGGKAANAGGVATSALEMSQNSERLSWTFEEVDGKLKGIMETIYANISDAAKRYDMTVGGKTDYVAGANIAGFEKVVDAMLAQGVC comes from the coding sequence ATGGGGTATGTTGATGAAGTATTAGACATCGTGTCTAAGAAGAATGCAGATCAGCCTGAATTTTTACAGGCAGTAACAGAGGTTCTTGAGTCTTTAAGACCAGTCGTTGAGGCTAACGAGGAAGTTTACAGAAAGAACGCTATTCTTGAAAGAATTACAGAGCCAGATCGTCAGATTATGTTCAGAGTTCCTTGGGTAGATGACAAGGGACAGGTACAGGTAAACAGAGGTTTCCGTGTACAGTTCAATAACGCTATTGGACCATACAAGGGTGGTTTAAGATTACATCCTTCAGTAAACTTAGGCATCATCAAGTTCTTAGGTTTCGAACAGGTATTCAAGAACTCACTTACAACTCTTCCAATCGGTGGTGGTAAGGGTGGTTCTGATTTTGATCCTAAGGGCAAGTCAGACAGAGAAATCATGGCATTCTGCCAGAGCTTTATGACAGAACTTTGCAAATATATCGGTGCTGATGTCGATGTTCCAGCTGGTGATATCGGAACAGGCGCAAGAGAAATCGGATTCATGTTCGGTCAGTATAAGAGAATCCGTGGAATGTTCGAAGGCGTACTTACAGGTAAGGGACTTACATACGGTGGATCACTTGCAAGAACAGAAGCTACAGGTTATGGTTTATTATACCTTACTAATGCTTTATGGAAAGATAATGGAATGTCACTTGAGGGCAAGACAGCAGCTGTATCTGGTTCAGGTAATGTTGCTATCTACGCTATCCAGAAGGCACAGCAGTTAGGTGTTAAGGTTGTTACATGCTCAGACTCAACAGGCTGGATTTATGATCCAGAAGGAATTGATGTTGCACTTCTTAAGGAAGTTAAGGAAGTTAAGAGAGCACGTCTTACAGAATATGCTGCTGCTAAGCCATCAGCTCAGTATTTTGCTAAGCAGAATGGTGAACACGGAGTATGGCAGTACAAGGTAGATCTTGCTCTTCCATGTGCTACACAGAATGAGTTAGACATCGAGGATGCTAAGATGCTTGTTGCTAACGGTGTTGTATCTGTAACAGAGGGTGCTAACATGCCTACAACATTAGAAGCTACTAAGTATCTCCAGGAGAATGGTGTTCTCTTCGTAGGTGGTAAGGCTGCTAACGCTGGTGGTGTTGCTACATCTGCTCTTGAGATGAGCCAGAATTCAGAGAGACTTTCATGGACATTCGAAGAAGTTGATGGAAAGCTTAAGGGAATCATGGAAACAATCTACGCTAACATTTCAGATGCTGCTAAGAGATATGATATGACAGTTGGTGGAAAGACAGACTATGTTGCTGGTGCTAATATCGCTGGTTTCGAGAAGGTTGTTGACGCTATGCTTGCTCAGGGAGTTTGCTAA
- a CDS encoding YfhO family protein: MKKSKFKTILGKIKPYAMPGIITCLVMVVILILKGIWPFGNERIDYFDNMQQVAPLYAHLWDWMHGKASLWFDWYTGLGTNVSMSISAFSMLTPFNLLLYVIPRNYILESISILTIVKMVFMSIAMYSLINKKYNNLIYGLKVAYSCMYAFCGYVILYGSCFTPWMDIVAIFPIVIMAYDHMVETGKKMFYICMIALSFIINYYLSAMAVIYIFLICGIRMILMQEKNRWKETAWNAGIGTFGGIGLSAFVLVPVFAQLSSSQRGGAGKGILSQYIGWVTSSVVTDGAMAALQRWMMLYGLAFVIAVIVTGIRKYRKDRKELIYVVAMLVVALGPVIMEAANLMWHFGSYNGYTLRNGFIIAFTLICIAAGYSERMFINEPLKTVAYIRQGIFAVIASAVYVMIYNILPVNNEMKALAFFTIVFVAMFIIYMLMITGKKHKFNPKSLISIMIVELFIGAYALIGPPKFYTYEDYQIGDYVQYANNVSDSLDIDESATDRIVNPDISLNANYPLILRRGALSSFTAALQNDTQSYAKKWGYSKYFLWLLDSGGTVFTNSILHVTEAVNINELDSNLFTLKKKEGDYSLYSNNYTLPFGFCIDDSFSKLDMTNVDWITYHNRFYKAMTGDSESLVTRIYPESANTGNINTMTISVGDRSALYMSIADIKKPNADANASALDSSMHVYVNGEAVLVPTLGDVKNTAYFTDYNNNLLYLGIFENEEVEIKVEYDKTKYMKQSRITVGCLNMNKMESLCAKFSEPDKQTEVSYTDNTLTVNINGDGTNNYALIPVIHSDNWKVTVNGRIVKTKEVAGLFTGVQLQTGENTVAFTFVPKGKNTGMMITMFTLITIIACLVINRFRKINVPVWAKKCAEYIYIGLFAVIVVAMFAVPAVTTIPSAIYHIIVK; this comes from the coding sequence ATGAAGAAGTCAAAATTTAAAACAATTTTAGGGAAAATCAAACCATATGCCATGCCAGGGATTATTACATGTCTTGTTATGGTTGTTATTCTTATTCTTAAAGGTATATGGCCGTTTGGAAATGAACGTATAGATTATTTTGACAATATGCAGCAGGTTGCACCTTTATATGCGCATTTATGGGACTGGATGCATGGAAAAGCATCGTTGTGGTTTGACTGGTATACAGGACTTGGAACAAATGTGTCAATGAGTATATCTGCATTCAGTATGCTGACACCATTTAATCTGTTATTATATGTTATTCCAAGAAATTACATATTAGAGAGTATATCCATACTTACAATAGTAAAAATGGTGTTTATGTCAATTGCCATGTATTCTCTGATTAATAAGAAATATAATAATCTTATATACGGTTTAAAGGTTGCATATTCGTGTATGTATGCATTCTGCGGATATGTAATATTATATGGCTCATGTTTTACACCGTGGATGGATATAGTTGCAATATTTCCAATTGTTATAATGGCATATGACCACATGGTTGAAACAGGTAAAAAAATGTTTTATATATGTATGATTGCGTTAAGTTTTATAATTAATTATTACTTAAGTGCGATGGCAGTTATATATATTTTCCTTATATGTGGCATCAGAATGATTCTTATGCAGGAAAAGAACAGGTGGAAGGAAACTGCATGGAATGCCGGGATAGGAACATTTGGCGGAATAGGTCTGTCGGCTTTTGTGTTAGTGCCTGTATTTGCACAGCTGTCATCATCACAAAGAGGTGGTGCCGGGAAAGGCATTCTGTCACAGTATATTGGGTGGGTGACAAGCTCAGTAGTGACAGATGGAGCAATGGCGGCACTTCAGAGATGGATGATGTTATATGGACTGGCATTTGTAATTGCTGTTATAGTAACAGGAATCAGGAAATACAGAAAAGACAGGAAAGAATTAATATATGTTGTGGCAATGCTGGTTGTAGCGTTGGGACCTGTTATTATGGAAGCTGCTAATCTTATGTGGCATTTTGGTTCATATAACGGATATACATTAAGGAATGGCTTTATAATAGCATTTACACTCATATGCATTGCAGCAGGATATTCTGAAAGAATGTTTATTAATGAGCCGTTGAAAACAGTTGCTTATATCAGACAGGGGATATTTGCAGTTATTGCAAGTGCCGTATATGTGATGATATATAATATTCTTCCGGTTAATAATGAGATGAAAGCGCTTGCATTTTTTACAATAGTATTTGTGGCTATGTTCATTATTTATATGTTAATGATTACAGGGAAGAAACATAAATTTAATCCTAAGTCTTTAATATCAATAATGATTGTGGAACTTTTTATTGGCGCTTATGCTCTTATAGGACCTCCGAAATTTTATACATATGAAGATTACCAGATTGGAGATTATGTGCAGTATGCCAATAATGTATCAGACAGTCTTGATATAGATGAGTCTGCAACTGACAGAATCGTAAATCCTGATATAAGTCTTAATGCTAATTATCCGCTTATATTAAGAAGGGGTGCATTATCAAGTTTTACAGCTGCTCTCCAGAATGACACACAAAGCTATGCTAAAAAATGGGGATATTCAAAGTATTTCCTCTGGCTGTTAGATTCGGGTGGAACCGTGTTTACTAATTCTATCCTCCATGTGACAGAGGCAGTCAATATCAATGAGCTTGACAGTAATCTTTTTACACTGAAAAAAAAGGAAGGCGATTACAGCCTGTATAGTAATAACTATACTCTGCCATTTGGATTCTGCATTGATGACAGTTTCAGCAAGCTGGATATGACTAATGTTGACTGGATAACTTATCATAACAGATTTTATAAAGCAATGACAGGCGATAGTGAATCACTTGTTACAAGGATATATCCAGAGAGTGCCAATACAGGTAATATTAATACAATGACAATTTCTGTTGGTGACAGAAGTGCATTGTATATGAGTATAGCTGATATTAAAAAGCCAAATGCAGATGCTAATGCATCAGCTTTAGACAGCAGCATGCATGTTTATGTTAATGGAGAAGCTGTACTTGTACCAACGCTTGGAGATGTTAAAAACACTGCATATTTTACAGATTATAATAACAATCTTTTATATCTTGGCATATTTGAAAATGAAGAAGTTGAGATAAAGGTAGAGTATGACAAGACGAAATATATGAAGCAGAGCAGGATAACAGTAGGATGTCTTAATATGAATAAAATGGAAAGCCTTTGTGCAAAATTTTCAGAGCCGGATAAACAGACAGAGGTTTCATATACTGATAATACACTGACTGTTAATATAAATGGAGATGGAACTAATAATTATGCCCTTATTCCTGTAATTCACAGTGATAACTGGAAAGTTACTGTGAACGGTAGGATAGTAAAGACAAAAGAGGTTGCCGGATTATTTACGGGAGTGCAGCTTCAGACAGGAGAGAATACGGTTGCCTTTACATTTGTTCCAAAGGGAAAGAATACAGGAATGATGATTACAATGTTCACCCTTATAACAATAATTGCCTGCCTTGTAATTAATCGTTTCAGAAAAATAAATGTTCCGGTATGGGCTAAAAAGTGTGCGGAATATATATATATTGGTTTATTTGCAGTAATAGTAGTTGCAATGTTTGCTGTTCCGGCAGTAACAACTATTCCATCTGCTATTTACCACATAATAGTGAAATGA
- a CDS encoding class I SAM-dependent methyltransferase: MGTFLEDYYNKFNEEKRLTSRHGQIEFRTSIHYIHECIEELKREGRENIKIMDIGAGTGRYSVALAEEGFDVTAVELVKHNLGILKSKNSSVKAYQGNALKLKRFEDETFDITLLFGPMYHLFGQEDKVKALKEAARITRKGGFILVAYVMNEYGVITYAFKERHIKECMEQGRLTEDFHTISSEQDLYDYVRLEDIEKVNEAAGCERVKIVTPDGPANYIRQFVNQLDEEEYEMFYRYHLATCERADLLGAAAHTLDIIRK, translated from the coding sequence ATGGGAACTTTTTTAGAAGATTATTATAATAAATTTAATGAAGAAAAAAGACTGACTTCAAGACACGGACAGATTGAATTCCGTACATCGATTCATTATATACATGAGTGTATTGAAGAATTAAAGAGAGAAGGCAGAGAGAATATAAAGATTATGGATATAGGTGCCGGGACAGGCAGATACAGCGTTGCACTGGCTGAGGAAGGCTTTGATGTAACTGCAGTTGAACTGGTAAAGCACAATCTTGGAATATTGAAATCCAAGAATTCATCAGTTAAGGCTTATCAGGGCAATGCACTTAAGTTAAAGCGTTTCGAGGATGAAACATTTGACATAACCCTGCTGTTCGGGCCGATGTATCATCTGTTCGGACAGGAGGATAAGGTTAAGGCATTAAAGGAGGCGGCCCGTATTACAAGGAAGGGTGGCTTTATTCTTGTCGCTTATGTTATGAACGAGTATGGTGTTATTACATATGCATTTAAGGAAAGACATATTAAGGAGTGTATGGAACAGGGCAGGCTGACAGAGGATTTCCACACGATATCTTCAGAACAGGATCTGTATGATTATGTGCGTCTTGAAGATATTGAGAAGGTTAATGAAGCAGCAGGATGTGAACGTGTGAAGATTGTGACACCGGATGGACCGGCTAATTACATAAGACAGTTCGTGAACCAGCTTGACGAGGAGGAATACGAGATGTTTTACAGGTATCATCTTGCAACCTGTGAAAGAGCTGATCTGCTTGGTGCTGCTGCACATACGCTTGACATAATACGAAAATAA
- a CDS encoding stage V sporulation protein AA has translation MSEKIYLKIDQQRYVKKPRVTIGDVMTVYCSDKDMIEKIGHITLAEFTLGKYDRKVFDALDVVGIIQKEYPDADIECLGECDFVVEYKKPEKEGTVHWIKVAVICFITMVGSGYGIIAYNNDVSTTDIFDRVYELLGASAYKATNAMEIAYAVGLFIGIVIFYDHFAGQKLSKAPTPLEIEMDKYDKDISESVIDREGGK, from the coding sequence ATGTCAGAGAAGATTTATTTGAAGATTGACCAGCAAAGGTATGTTAAGAAGCCTAGGGTCACTATTGGGGATGTGATGACTGTTTATTGCAGTGATAAGGATATGATTGAAAAAATCGGACATATAACGCTTGCGGAGTTTACGCTGGGCAAGTACGACAGGAAGGTGTTTGACGCACTTGATGTTGTGGGGATTATTCAGAAGGAGTATCCGGATGCAGATATTGAATGTCTTGGGGAATGTGATTTTGTTGTTGAGTACAAGAAGCCGGAGAAGGAAGGCACAGTGCATTGGATTAAGGTAGCTGTTATATGTTTTATAACAATGGTTGGAAGCGGATATGGAATTATTGCGTACAACAATGACGTAAGTACGACGGATATATTTGACCGGGTGTACGAGCTTCTTGGAGCTTCTGCATATAAGGCAACAAATGCAATGGAGATTGCCTATGCTGTGGGATTGTTTATTGGAATTGTTATATTTTATGATCATTTTGCAGGACAAAAGCTGTCAAAAGCACCAACACCGCTTGAGATTGAAATGGATAAATATGACAAAGATATATCAGAATCTGTTATTGATAGGGAAGGTGGAAAATGA
- the spoIIAB gene encoding anti-sigma F factor — MIENNNVELLFEAKSENEAFARVVAAAFVTYLDPTMEELQDIKTAVSEAVTNAIVHGYDNGPGKVRMRLKGIQNQVIIEVHDDGLGMENVAKAMEPLYTTKPEQERSGMGFSFMEAFMDDLRVASAPGKGTTVLMRKKIGE; from the coding sequence ATGATAGAGAATAACAATGTTGAATTATTATTTGAAGCAAAATCAGAAAATGAAGCATTTGCAAGGGTTGTGGCGGCAGCCTTTGTTACATACTTAGATCCTACAATGGAAGAATTGCAGGACATAAAAACAGCAGTTTCCGAGGCAGTAACCAATGCAATAGTCCACGGCTATGATAATGGTCCGGGAAAGGTGAGAATGAGACTTAAAGGCATACAGAATCAGGTAATAATAGAAGTACATGATGATGGTCTTGGCATGGAAAATGTTGCAAAAGCAATGGAACCTCTGTATACAACCAAGCCTGAACAGGAACGTTCAGGAATGGGATTTTCGTTCATGGAGGCATTCATGGATGATTTAAGAGTTGCGTCAGCACCAGGCAAAGGAACAACAGTGCTTATGAGAAAGAAAATAGGGGAGTAA
- a CDS encoding SigB/SigF/SigG family RNA polymerase sigma factor encodes MDQTKDCTRELIAKAHNNDKEAREKLVTDNLGLIWNIIKRFKGRGTEQEDLFQIGCIGLIKAIDNFNLDMDVAFSTYAVPMITGEIRRFLRDDGMVKVSRSIKENAVKSMKAAGQLRDTLGCEPTVEQIAAACELSVEDITLSMSASMEVESIYKTIYQGDGSEVMLMDKLEDKADIGETASSKVALVQLMETLSQREKELIRMRYYDDYTQMQVAKEFGISQVQVSRMEKKILSGMRKRLVV; translated from the coding sequence ATGGATCAGACTAAGGATTGTACCAGGGAATTGATCGCTAAAGCACACAATAATGACAAAGAGGCCAGAGAGAAGCTGGTAACAGATAATCTAGGGCTTATATGGAACATAATTAAAAGATTTAAGGGAAGAGGAACAGAACAGGAGGATCTGTTTCAGATAGGATGTATAGGACTTATAAAGGCAATTGATAATTTCAATCTGGATATGGATGTTGCATTTTCAACATATGCAGTTCCAATGATAACAGGTGAGATAAGAAGATTTCTGCGGGATGATGGAATGGTAAAGGTCAGCCGTTCTATCAAAGAAAATGCAGTAAAAAGCATGAAAGCGGCGGGACAGCTCCGTGACACATTAGGCTGCGAACCGACAGTAGAACAGATAGCAGCTGCCTGTGAGTTGTCAGTTGAAGACATAACACTGTCGATGTCTGCATCAATGGAGGTTGAGTCAATATATAAGACAATCTATCAGGGGGATGGAAGTGAGGTCATGCTGATGGATAAGTTAGAAGATAAGGCAGACATTGGGGAAACTGCGTCAAGTAAAGTGGCACTTGTACAACTTATGGAAACACTTTCACAGCGTGAAAAAGAGCTTATCAGGATGCGTTATTATGATGATTACACACAGATGCAGGTTGCTAAGGAGTTCGGAATATCGCAGGTGCAGGTGTCGCGGATGGAGAAGAAGATTTTAAGTGGCATGCGCAAGCGGCTGGTTGTATGA
- a CDS encoding STAS domain-containing protein: protein MSRQEIKKNYNEAEEKNFDISQEIQEEETRHMDYIYMVNGDKLIIRMNAELDHHLAEEMRQVIDDVIDKRGVMHIVFDFTKVDFMDSAGIGLIMGRYKKVMDKGDITIVGVRESVKRILLISGLHKIVNIYELKGQEV, encoded by the coding sequence ATGTCAAGACAGGAAATCAAGAAAAATTATAATGAAGCTGAAGAAAAAAACTTTGATATATCACAGGAAATACAAGAGGAAGAGACCAGACATATGGATTATATATACATGGTTAATGGAGATAAGCTGATAATACGAATGAATGCAGAGCTGGATCACCATCTTGCAGAAGAAATGAGGCAGGTTATAGATGATGTCATAGATAAGAGAGGCGTAATGCATATAGTGTTTGATTTTACAAAGGTTGATTTCATGGACAGCGCAGGAATAGGACTTATTATGGGGCGTTACAAGAAGGTTATGGATAAAGGTGACATAACAATCGTTGGAGTCCGTGAAAGTGTTAAGAGGATACTTCTTATATCAGGACTTCATAAGATAGTTAATATATATGAACTTAAAGGACAGGAGGTATAA
- a CDS encoding tetratricopeptide repeat protein — MRCFKCGSLLSENDTCPKCGEDVRVYKKTARVSDAYYNSGLYKARVRDLTGAVESLKISLMVNKYNTNARNLLGLVYCEMGDVVEALSQWVVSKNFAPEDNVAGAYIKKIQTNQNRFEMITGTIKKYNLSLKYAKDGNLDMAVIQLKKVVANNPQLIKAHLLLALIYIKQDELARARKLLNAVLAIDKNNTLAQLYKKEIDEKIAIKKAESSSAFLPKRKEKDIDKKPLSGNDVILPRSSYKEPSNGAITIINVLVGVVIGAALIWFLIVPARNKGLTQDYKKSLQEYSEQLSSGNVELNSMQKELEDVKSQRDALEQQLGVVNGTEGSNKLLVAVIEAASAYIANKPADAADKLVDIDVSALPSDSAKALYNTIATATLPSAAQNFYNTGMTEYYKSNYEVAAENLVKAYKCNNSADSAYYAAKSYVALAKTDDAKKYYKYIVDDYSTSGYYKEASDYVNSH, encoded by the coding sequence ATGAGATGCTTTAAATGTGGAAGCCTTCTTTCTGAGAATGATACATGCCCTAAATGTGGTGAGGATGTAAGAGTCTATAAAAAGACAGCAAGAGTATCAGATGCATATTATAATTCAGGATTGTATAAGGCACGCGTAAGAGACTTAACAGGTGCTGTAGAGAGCCTTAAAATAAGTCTTATGGTTAATAAATATAATACAAATGCAAGAAATCTTTTAGGTCTTGTTTACTGTGAAATGGGAGATGTTGTAGAAGCACTCAGTCAGTGGGTTGTGAGCAAGAATTTTGCACCAGAGGATAATGTTGCGGGTGCATATATTAAGAAGATACAGACTAACCAGAACAGATTTGAGATGATAACAGGCACAATAAAGAAATATAACCTTTCTTTGAAATACGCAAAAGATGGCAATCTTGATATGGCTGTTATACAGTTAAAAAAGGTTGTGGCTAATAATCCTCAGCTTATAAAAGCACATTTGTTACTGGCACTTATATATATCAAGCAGGATGAACTGGCAAGAGCAAGAAAACTTCTCAATGCGGTTCTTGCAATAGATAAGAACAATACGCTTGCACAGCTGTATAAGAAGGAAATAGATGAGAAAATTGCAATAAAGAAAGCAGAGAGTTCATCAGCATTTCTGCCAAAGAGAAAGGAAAAAGACATCGATAAAAAGCCTCTTAGTGGTAATGATGTTATTCTTCCAAGATCATCTTATAAAGAGCCAAGCAATGGTGCAATTACAATAATAAATGTGCTTGTTGGTGTTGTTATTGGTGCAGCACTTATATGGTTCCTTATTGTCCCGGCAAGAAATAAGGGACTTACACAGGATTACAAGAAGAGCCTTCAGGAGTATAGCGAGCAGTTGTCATCTGGCAATGTTGAACTTAATTCAATGCAGAAGGAGCTTGAAGATGTAAAATCACAAAGAGATGCTCTTGAGCAGCAGCTTGGTGTAGTTAATGGAACAGAAGGAAGCAACAAGCTGCTGGTAGCAGTAATAGAGGCTGCGAGTGCTTATATTGCTAACAAGCCTGCTGATGCTGCAGACAAGCTTGTTGATATAGATGTCAGTGCGCTTCCAAGTGATTCGGCTAAGGCATTGTATAATACAATTGCTACGGCTACACTTCCATCAGCAGCACAGAATTTCTATAACACAGGAATGACAGAGTATTATAAGTCCAACTATGAAGTTGCGGCAGAGAATCTTGTCAAAGCATACAAATGTAATAACAGTGCAGATTCAGCTTATTATGCGGCTAAGTCATATGTAGCATTAGCAAAGACTGATGATGCAAAGAAATACTATAAGTATATTGTGGATGATTATTCGACTAGCGGATATTATAAAGAAGCCAGCGATTATGTTAATTCACATTGA
- a CDS encoding SpoVA/SpoVAEb family sporulation membrane protein codes for MHDINSESGTKADIEKRNESYNAYVKNVTPKGSCVAKCFKAFIVGGCICVAGQIILNVCKWMKVPDTDAASYTTLILVFLSVILTGLNIYPSITTFGGAGSLVPITGFANSVAAPAIEYKKEGRVFGIGCKIFTIAGPVILYGIFFSWCAGLIYLALKLIHVL; via the coding sequence ATGCACGATATTAATTCTGAAAGCGGTACCAAAGCTGATATTGAAAAAAGAAATGAAAGCTATAATGCTTATGTAAAAAATGTTACGCCTAAAGGAAGCTGTGTGGCAAAATGCTTTAAGGCATTCATTGTTGGTGGCTGTATATGTGTTGCAGGACAGATTATTTTAAATGTATGCAAGTGGATGAAAGTGCCCGACACGGATGCAGCATCTTACACAACACTGATACTGGTATTTTTAAGTGTAATTCTTACCGGACTTAATATTTATCCGTCTATAACCACATTTGGCGGAGCAGGAAGTCTTGTTCCGATTACAGGATTTGCAAACAGCGTTGCTGCACCTGCGATTGAGTATAAGAAGGAGGGACGGGTGTTCGGTATTGGCTGCAAGATATTCACGATTGCCGGTCCTGTTATTCTATATGGAATATTTTTTAGCTGGTGTGCAGGACTTATATATCTGGCTTTAAAGCTTATACATGTACTGTGA